A single Ziziphus jujuba cultivar Dongzao chromosome 11, ASM3175591v1 DNA region contains:
- the LOC107403951 gene encoding DNA gyrase subunit B, chloroplastic/mitochondrial isoform X1 produces MALLSLLRTPRATLPYLRFMAFRSQYCSPLYSHFHFSSSSSSFACPSLYIKPPRTTGFRLRKDSSCFLLRNVVAPPRAFMSSSTETATSKAYGSDQIQVLEGLDPVRKRPGMYIGSTGARGLHHLVYEILDNAVDEAQAGFASKIEVVLLADDSVSITDNGRGIPIDMHPVTKKSALETVLTVLHAGGKFGGSSSGYSVSGGLHGVGLSVVNALSEALEVTVWRDGLEYQQKYSRGKPVTTLTSHALPVELKDQQGTRIRFWPDKEVFTTAIQFDYNTIAGRIRELAFLNPMLTITLRKEDSDPEKIQFNEYFYAGGLIEYVKWLNTDKKPLHDVVGFRKEIDGITIDVALQWCSDAYSDTMLGYANSIRTIDGGTHIEGIKASLTRTLNNLGKKSKIIKEKDITLSGEHVREGLTCVISVKVPNPEFEGQTKTRLGNPEVRKVVDQSVQEYLTEYWELHPDVLDSILSKALNALKAALAAKRARELVRQKSVLRSSSLPGKLADCTSTNPEESEIFIVEGDSAGGSAKQGRDRRFQAILPLRGKILNVERKDEAAMYKNEEIQNLILGLGLGVKGEDFKKEALRYHKIIILTDADVDGAHIRTLLLTFFFRYQKALFDEGCIYVGVPPLYKVERGKQVYYCYDDPELRELQSSFPANASYNIQRFKGLGEMMPAQLWETTMDPERRLLKQLVVEDAAEANIVFSSLMGARVDVRKELIQNSASKINLDQLDI; encoded by the exons ATGGCGCTTCTTTCTCTTCTCAGAACTCCTCGTGCCACCCTTCCTTATCTTCGTTTCATGGCATTTCGCTCTCAATATTGCTCTCCCCTCTACTCGCActtccatttttcttcttcttcgtcttcttttGCTTGTCCTTCCCTCTACATCAAACCACCCAG AACCACAGGTTTTCGGTTGAGGAAGGATTCCAGTTGCTTTTTGCTTCGAAATGTGGTTGCTCCTCCGAGGGCTTTCATGTCATCCAGCACTGAAACTGCCACCTCCAAAGCTTATGGGTCGGACCAAATTCAG GTACTGGAAGGACTGGACCCTGTTAGAAAAAGGCCAGGAATGTATATTGGGAGCACAGGAGCTCGTGGTTTGCATCACTTG GTCTACGAAATATTGGATAATGCTGTTGATGAGGCTCAAGCTGGTTTTGCTTCAAAGATTGAGGTTGTGTTACTAGCAGACGATTCTGTGAGCATCACTGACAATGGCCGTGGG ATTCCTATTGATATGCACCCCGTGACCAAGAAATCTGCACTGGAGACTGTATTGACG GTTTTACATGCTGGTGGAAAGTTTGGTGGTTCCAGCAGTGGCTACAGTGTGTCTGGTGGATTACATGGTGTAGGATTATCTGTCGTTAATGCCTTGTCTGAG GCTTTAGAAGTTACAGTTTGGCGTGATGGACTGGAATACCAGCAAAAATATTCTCGTGGGAAGCCTGTGACAACATTAACATCTCATGCACTTCCAGTTGAATTGAAAGATCAGCAAGGAACACGAATTAGATTTTGGCCTGACAAAGAAG TATTTACAACTGCTATTCAGTTTGACTACAACACAATAGCTGGACGAATAAGGGAGTTAGCATTTCTAAACCCAATG CTTACCATCACTCTTAGGAAAGAAGATAGTGATCCAGAAAAGATTCAGTTTAATGAATACTTTTATGCTGGGGGGTTGATTGAATATGTGAAATGGCTAAATACTGATAAG AAACCACTCCATGATGTTGTGGGTTTCAGAAAAGAAATAGATGGAATCACTATCGATGTGGCTCTCCAATG GTGTTCAGATGCATATTCTGATACAATGTTGGGATATGCTAATAGTATACGCACTATTGATGGTGGCACACATATAGAAGGAATTAAGGCTTCACTAACAAGAACTCTCAATAACCttggaaaaaaatcaaagattaTCAAG gaAAAGGATATCACTTTAAGTGGTGAACATGTAAGAGAGGGATTAACGTGTGTCATTTCTGTCAAGGTTCCAAATCCAGAGTTTGAAGGCCAGACAAAG ACAAGGTTGGGAAATCCAGAGGTGAGGAAGGTGGTTGATCAATCTGTTCAAGAATATCTTACAGAATACTGGGAGTTGCATCCAGATGTACTTGATTCAATCCTTTCTAAGGCACTAAATGCTCTCAAG GCAGCTTTAGCAGCAAAAAGAGCAAGAGAACTAGTGAGACAAAAGAGTGTTTTGCGTTCGTCATCTCTTCCGGGAAAACTAGCTGATTGCACATCAACAAATCCTGAAGAATCTG AAATCTTTATAGTTGAAGGAGATTCAGCTGGTGGAAGCGCAAAGCAAGGTCGTGATAGGCGCTTCCAG GCTATTCTTCCTCTCAGGGGTAAAATTCTGAACGTTGAAAGGAAGGATGAAGCAGCGATGTACAAAAATGAAgagattcaaaatttaattcttgGTCTTGGACTTGGAGTAAAG ggggaagattttaaaaaggaGGCTTTGCGTTATCATAAGATCATAATCTTGACAGATGCTGATGTAGATGGGGCTCACATCAGAACACTGCTATTGACATTTTTCTTCAGATATCAA AAAGCATTATTTGATGAAGGCTGCATATATGTTGGCGTCCCACCTCTTTACAAG GTTGAGAGGGGGAAGCAAGTATACTATTGCTATGATGATCCTGAACTTAGGGAACTTCAGAGTTCCTTTCCTGCAAATGCATCATACAACATTCAGAGGTTCAAAG GTTTGGGTGAAATGATGCCTGCACAATTATGGGAGACAACTATGGATCCAGAGCGAAGGCTGCTCAAGCAATTGGTAGTAGAAGATGCAGCAGAAGCAAATATTGTTTTTTCCTCTCTTATGGGTGCACGG
- the LOC107403951 gene encoding DNA gyrase subunit B, chloroplastic/mitochondrial isoform X3, whose protein sequence is MALLSLLRTPRATLPYLRFMAFRSQYCSPLYSHFHFSSSSSSFACPSLYIKPPRTTGFRLRKDSSCFLLRNVVAPPRAFMSSSTETATSKAYGSDQIQVLEGLDPVRKRPGMYIGSTGARGLHHLVYEILDNAVDEAQAGFASKIEVVLLADDSVSITDNGRGIPIDMHPVTKKSALETVLTVLHAGGKFGGSSSGYSVSGGLHGVGLSVVNALSEALEVTVWRDGLEYQQKYSRGKPVTTLTSHALPVELKDQQGTRIRFWPDKEVFTTAIQFDYNTIAGRIRELAFLNPMLTITLRKEDSDPEKIQFNEYFYAGGLIEYVKWLNTDKKPLHDVVGFRKEIDGITIDVALQWCSDAYSDTMLGYANSIRTIDGGTHIEGIKASLTRTLNNLGKKSKIIKEKDITLSGEHVREGLTCVISVKVPNPEFEGQTKTRLGNPEVRKVVDQSVQEYLTEYWELHPDVLDSILSKALNALKAALAAKRARELVRQKSVLRSSSLPGKLADCTSTNPEESEIFIVEGDSAGGSAKQGRDRRFQAILPLRGKILNVERKDEAAMYKNEEIQNLILGLGLGVKGEDFKKEALRYHKIIILTDADVDGAHIRTLLLTFFFRYQFLLAESII, encoded by the exons ATGGCGCTTCTTTCTCTTCTCAGAACTCCTCGTGCCACCCTTCCTTATCTTCGTTTCATGGCATTTCGCTCTCAATATTGCTCTCCCCTCTACTCGCActtccatttttcttcttcttcgtcttcttttGCTTGTCCTTCCCTCTACATCAAACCACCCAG AACCACAGGTTTTCGGTTGAGGAAGGATTCCAGTTGCTTTTTGCTTCGAAATGTGGTTGCTCCTCCGAGGGCTTTCATGTCATCCAGCACTGAAACTGCCACCTCCAAAGCTTATGGGTCGGACCAAATTCAG GTACTGGAAGGACTGGACCCTGTTAGAAAAAGGCCAGGAATGTATATTGGGAGCACAGGAGCTCGTGGTTTGCATCACTTG GTCTACGAAATATTGGATAATGCTGTTGATGAGGCTCAAGCTGGTTTTGCTTCAAAGATTGAGGTTGTGTTACTAGCAGACGATTCTGTGAGCATCACTGACAATGGCCGTGGG ATTCCTATTGATATGCACCCCGTGACCAAGAAATCTGCACTGGAGACTGTATTGACG GTTTTACATGCTGGTGGAAAGTTTGGTGGTTCCAGCAGTGGCTACAGTGTGTCTGGTGGATTACATGGTGTAGGATTATCTGTCGTTAATGCCTTGTCTGAG GCTTTAGAAGTTACAGTTTGGCGTGATGGACTGGAATACCAGCAAAAATATTCTCGTGGGAAGCCTGTGACAACATTAACATCTCATGCACTTCCAGTTGAATTGAAAGATCAGCAAGGAACACGAATTAGATTTTGGCCTGACAAAGAAG TATTTACAACTGCTATTCAGTTTGACTACAACACAATAGCTGGACGAATAAGGGAGTTAGCATTTCTAAACCCAATG CTTACCATCACTCTTAGGAAAGAAGATAGTGATCCAGAAAAGATTCAGTTTAATGAATACTTTTATGCTGGGGGGTTGATTGAATATGTGAAATGGCTAAATACTGATAAG AAACCACTCCATGATGTTGTGGGTTTCAGAAAAGAAATAGATGGAATCACTATCGATGTGGCTCTCCAATG GTGTTCAGATGCATATTCTGATACAATGTTGGGATATGCTAATAGTATACGCACTATTGATGGTGGCACACATATAGAAGGAATTAAGGCTTCACTAACAAGAACTCTCAATAACCttggaaaaaaatcaaagattaTCAAG gaAAAGGATATCACTTTAAGTGGTGAACATGTAAGAGAGGGATTAACGTGTGTCATTTCTGTCAAGGTTCCAAATCCAGAGTTTGAAGGCCAGACAAAG ACAAGGTTGGGAAATCCAGAGGTGAGGAAGGTGGTTGATCAATCTGTTCAAGAATATCTTACAGAATACTGGGAGTTGCATCCAGATGTACTTGATTCAATCCTTTCTAAGGCACTAAATGCTCTCAAG GCAGCTTTAGCAGCAAAAAGAGCAAGAGAACTAGTGAGACAAAAGAGTGTTTTGCGTTCGTCATCTCTTCCGGGAAAACTAGCTGATTGCACATCAACAAATCCTGAAGAATCTG AAATCTTTATAGTTGAAGGAGATTCAGCTGGTGGAAGCGCAAAGCAAGGTCGTGATAGGCGCTTCCAG GCTATTCTTCCTCTCAGGGGTAAAATTCTGAACGTTGAAAGGAAGGATGAAGCAGCGATGTACAAAAATGAAgagattcaaaatttaattcttgGTCTTGGACTTGGAGTAAAG ggggaagattttaaaaaggaGGCTTTGCGTTATCATAAGATCATAATCTTGACAGATGCTGATGTAGATGGGGCTCACATCAGAACACTGCTATTGACATTTTTCTTCAGATATCAA TTCTTGCTTGCAGAAAGCATTATTTGA
- the LOC107403951 gene encoding DNA gyrase subunit B, chloroplastic/mitochondrial isoform X2 produces MALLSLLRTPRATLPYLRFMAFRSQYCSPLYSHFHFSSSSSSFACPSLYIKPPRTTGFRLRKDSSCFLLRNVVAPPRAFMSSSTETATSKAYGSDQIQVLEGLDPVRKRPGMYIGSTGARGLHHLVYEILDNAVDEAQAGFASKIEVVLLADDSVSITDNGRGIPIDMHPVTKKSALETVLTVLHAGGKFGGSSSGYSVSGGLHGVGLSVVNALSEALEVTVWRDGLEYQQKYSRGKPVTTLTSHALPVELKDQQGTRIRFWPDKEVFTTAIQFDYNTIAGRIRELAFLNPMLTITLRKEDSDPEKIQFNEYFYAGGLIEYVKWLNTDKKPLHDVVGFRKEIDGITIDVALQWCSDAYSDTMLGYANSIRTIDGGTHIEGIKASLTRTLNNLGKKSKIIKEKDITLSGEHVREGLTCVISVKVPNPEFEGQTKTRLGNPEVRKVVDQSVQEYLTEYWELHPDVLDSILSKALNALKAALAAKRARELVRQKSVLRSSSLPGKLADCTSTNPEESEIFIVEGDSAGGSAKQGRDRRFQAILPLRGKILNVERKDEAAMYKNEEIQNLILGLGLGVKGEDFKKEALRYHKIIILTDADVDGAHIRTLLLTFFFRYQQFLLAESII; encoded by the exons ATGGCGCTTCTTTCTCTTCTCAGAACTCCTCGTGCCACCCTTCCTTATCTTCGTTTCATGGCATTTCGCTCTCAATATTGCTCTCCCCTCTACTCGCActtccatttttcttcttcttcgtcttcttttGCTTGTCCTTCCCTCTACATCAAACCACCCAG AACCACAGGTTTTCGGTTGAGGAAGGATTCCAGTTGCTTTTTGCTTCGAAATGTGGTTGCTCCTCCGAGGGCTTTCATGTCATCCAGCACTGAAACTGCCACCTCCAAAGCTTATGGGTCGGACCAAATTCAG GTACTGGAAGGACTGGACCCTGTTAGAAAAAGGCCAGGAATGTATATTGGGAGCACAGGAGCTCGTGGTTTGCATCACTTG GTCTACGAAATATTGGATAATGCTGTTGATGAGGCTCAAGCTGGTTTTGCTTCAAAGATTGAGGTTGTGTTACTAGCAGACGATTCTGTGAGCATCACTGACAATGGCCGTGGG ATTCCTATTGATATGCACCCCGTGACCAAGAAATCTGCACTGGAGACTGTATTGACG GTTTTACATGCTGGTGGAAAGTTTGGTGGTTCCAGCAGTGGCTACAGTGTGTCTGGTGGATTACATGGTGTAGGATTATCTGTCGTTAATGCCTTGTCTGAG GCTTTAGAAGTTACAGTTTGGCGTGATGGACTGGAATACCAGCAAAAATATTCTCGTGGGAAGCCTGTGACAACATTAACATCTCATGCACTTCCAGTTGAATTGAAAGATCAGCAAGGAACACGAATTAGATTTTGGCCTGACAAAGAAG TATTTACAACTGCTATTCAGTTTGACTACAACACAATAGCTGGACGAATAAGGGAGTTAGCATTTCTAAACCCAATG CTTACCATCACTCTTAGGAAAGAAGATAGTGATCCAGAAAAGATTCAGTTTAATGAATACTTTTATGCTGGGGGGTTGATTGAATATGTGAAATGGCTAAATACTGATAAG AAACCACTCCATGATGTTGTGGGTTTCAGAAAAGAAATAGATGGAATCACTATCGATGTGGCTCTCCAATG GTGTTCAGATGCATATTCTGATACAATGTTGGGATATGCTAATAGTATACGCACTATTGATGGTGGCACACATATAGAAGGAATTAAGGCTTCACTAACAAGAACTCTCAATAACCttggaaaaaaatcaaagattaTCAAG gaAAAGGATATCACTTTAAGTGGTGAACATGTAAGAGAGGGATTAACGTGTGTCATTTCTGTCAAGGTTCCAAATCCAGAGTTTGAAGGCCAGACAAAG ACAAGGTTGGGAAATCCAGAGGTGAGGAAGGTGGTTGATCAATCTGTTCAAGAATATCTTACAGAATACTGGGAGTTGCATCCAGATGTACTTGATTCAATCCTTTCTAAGGCACTAAATGCTCTCAAG GCAGCTTTAGCAGCAAAAAGAGCAAGAGAACTAGTGAGACAAAAGAGTGTTTTGCGTTCGTCATCTCTTCCGGGAAAACTAGCTGATTGCACATCAACAAATCCTGAAGAATCTG AAATCTTTATAGTTGAAGGAGATTCAGCTGGTGGAAGCGCAAAGCAAGGTCGTGATAGGCGCTTCCAG GCTATTCTTCCTCTCAGGGGTAAAATTCTGAACGTTGAAAGGAAGGATGAAGCAGCGATGTACAAAAATGAAgagattcaaaatttaattcttgGTCTTGGACTTGGAGTAAAG ggggaagattttaaaaaggaGGCTTTGCGTTATCATAAGATCATAATCTTGACAGATGCTGATGTAGATGGGGCTCACATCAGAACACTGCTATTGACATTTTTCTTCAGATATCAA CAGTTCTTGCTTGCAGAAAGCATTATTTGA